The following coding sequences are from one Oncorhynchus clarkii lewisi isolate Uvic-CL-2024 chromosome 20, UVic_Ocla_1.0, whole genome shotgun sequence window:
- the LOC139375747 gene encoding BTB/POZ domain-containing protein 3-like — protein sequence MVDAKGRNMKCLTFLLMLPESVKSKSPSSKSSKKTVNSGSAAGGSTGSKLPPVCYEIITLKNKKKKKMADIFPKKQGEGSSATTVQENQQQNLNNNNTIQKCNWQGLYSTIRERNSVMFNNELMADVHFVVGQTGGTQRLPGHRYVLAVGSSVFHAMFYGELAENKDEIRIPDMEPAAFLAMLKYIYCDEIDLSADTVLATLYTAKKYIVPHLARACVNFLETSLSAKNACVLLSQSCLFEEPKLTQRCWEVIDAQAELALRSEGFTHIDSQTLESILQRETLNAKEEVVFEAALSWAEAECQRQDLTTSIDNKRKVLGKAVFLIRIPTMTLDDFANGAAQSGVLTLNETNDIFLWYTAAKKPDLLFASQPRKGLSPQQCHRFQSCAYRSNQWRYRGRCDSIQFTVDQRIFIAGFGLYGSSCGSAEYSAKIELKRQGLLLGQNLSKYFSDGSSNTFPVWFEYPVQIEPDMFYTASVVLDGSELSYFGQEGMTEVQCGKVTFQFQCSSDSTNGTGVQGGQIPELIFYT from the exons ATGGTGGATGCAAAGGGCCGGAACATGAAATGTCTGACCTTCCTCTTGATGCTCCCAGAGTCCGTCAAGAGCAAGTCACCGAGCTCCAAGAGCTCCAAAAAGACAGTAAACAGCGGCAGCGCTGCCGGGGGCAGTACCGGGTCCAAGCTGCCTCCGGTGTGTTACGAGATCATTACCCTGAAgaacaagaagaaaaagaagatgGCAGATATTTTCCCTAAGAAGCAGGGTGAAGGGTCGTCTGCCACCACGGTACAGGAGAACCAACAACAGAACCTGAATAACAACAATACCATTCAGAAGTGTAACTGGCAGGGGCTGTACTCTACTATACGAGAGAG AAACTCTGTGATGTTCAACAATGAGTTGATGGCCGACGTTCATTTCGTGGTGGGACAGACAGGAGGGACTCAGAGACTTCCAGGACACAGG TATGTTCTCGCTGTTGGCAGTTCAGTGTTCCATGCCATGTTTTATGGAGAGCTTGCGGAAAACAAGGATGAAATCCGGATTCCGGACATGGAGCCTGCTGCATTCCTGGCAATGTTGAA GTACATCTATTGTGATGAGATAGACCTGAGTGCTGACACAGTGCTGGCCACGCTCTACACTGCTAAGAAGTACATTGTGCCCCACCTGGCCAGAGCCTGTGTTAACTTTCTGGAGACTAGCCTTTCAGCCAAGAACGCCTGCGTCCTGCTGTCACAGAGCTGTTTGTTTGAGGAGCCTAAGTTGACGCAGCGATGCTGGGAG GTGATTGATGCCCAGGCAGAGCTTGCACTGAGGTCGGAGGGTTTCACTCACATCGACTCCCAGACACTAGAGAGTATCCTCCAGAGAGAGACCCTCAATGCCAAAGAGGAGGTGGTGTTTGAGGCAGCTCTGAGCTGGGCCGAGGCAGAGTGTCAGAGACAGGACCTCACCACTTCCATCGACAACAAACGCAAG GTGCTGGGCAAGGCCGTATTCCTCATTCGCATCCCCACCATGACATTGGATGACTTTGCCAATGGTGCCGCTCAATCAGGCGTCCTGACCCTGAACGAAACCAACGACATCTTCCTGTGGTACACCGCAGCCAAGAAACCGGACCTCCTGTTCGCCAGCCAACCACGGAAGGGCCTGTCTCCTCAGCAATGTCACCGTTTCCAGTCCTGTGCCTACCGGAGCAACCAGTGGCGCTACCGGGGTCGCTGCGACAGCATTCAGTTCACAGTGGACCAACGCATCTTCATCGCTGGGTTCGGCCTCTATGGCTCCAGCTGCGGATCGGCGGAGTACTCGGCTAAGATTGAGCTCAAACGCCAGGGCCTTCTCCTCGGACAGAACCTGAGTAAATACTTCTCTGATGGTTCTAGCAACACGTTCCCCGTGTGGTTTGAGTACCCTGTGCAGATAGAACCGGATATGTTCTACACGGCCAGCGTGGTGCTGGATGGGAGCGAGTTGAGTTACTTTGGACAGGAAGGCATGACGGAGGTGCAGTGTGGGAAGGTGACGTTTCAGTTCCAGTGTTCGTCAGACAGTACCAACGGAACCGGAGTCCAAGGGGGACAGATACCTGAACTCATCTTCTACACATAA